A window of Thalassophryne amazonica chromosome 21, fThaAma1.1, whole genome shotgun sequence contains these coding sequences:
- the LOC117502537 gene encoding sterile alpha motif domain-containing protein 15-like: protein MDFLNWSCHDVAEWIESVGFPQYKACFTENCITGRKLIYVNCTYLPRLGITDFKDMQVISARVRDLPRVSESPWSRSIADPPRDTMGLFLEKKPHG from the exons ATGGACTTTTTGAACTGGAGTTGCCATGACGTTGCTGAATGGATTGAATCTGTAGGATTTCCACAATATAAA GCGTGtttcactgagaactgcattacgGGACGCAAGCTCATTTATGTAAACTGCACATATTTGCCAAGACTTGGAATCACAGATTTTAAAGATATGCAG GTGATCTCTGCTCGTGTGCGTGACCTGCCGAGAGTCTCGGAGAGCCCGTGGAGTCGCAGCATAGCTGACCCCCCGCGGGACACCATGGGCCTGTTCTTGGAGAAAAAGCCGCACGGGTAA